One genomic region from Epinephelus fuscoguttatus linkage group LG6, E.fuscoguttatus.final_Chr_v1 encodes:
- the cdk7 gene encoding cyclin-dependent kinase 7 produces the protein MALDVKARNKRYEKLDFLGEGQFATVYKARDKTTDTIVAIKKIKVGHRTEAKDGINRTALREIKLLQELHHPNIIGLLDAFGHKSNISLVFDFMETDLEVIIKDTSLVLTPANIKAYILMTLQGLEYMHHHWVLHRDLKPNNLLLDGNGVLKLADFGLAKAFGSPNRVYTHQVVTRWYRSPELLFGARMYGVGVDMWAVGCILAELLLRIPFLAGDSDLDQLTKIFEALGTPTEETWPGMTSLPDYVSFKIFPGTPLENIFSAAGDDLLELLQGFFTFNPSTRLTATQALKTKYFSNRPGPTPGHQLPRPNCTAEALREKETVGLKRKIEGLETTVMKKKLIF, from the exons ATGGCGCTTGATGTTAAAGCCAGAAACAAACGATACGAGAAGCTGGATTTCCTCGGAGAGGGTCAG TTCGCCACAGTGTACAAAGCAAGGGACAAAACGACTGACACCATAGTTGCCATTAAAAAG attAAGGTTGGCCACAGAACTGAGGCTAAAGATG GTATCAACAGGACAGCTCTCAGAGAGATCAAATTGCTGCAGGAGCTGCACCATCCAAACATCATAGGG CTGCTGGACGCCTTCGGACACAAATCTAACATCAGCCTGGTGTTTGATTTCATGGAAACAGATCTGGAG gtgatcATCAAAGACACCAGTCTAGTCCTGACTCCGGCCAACATTAAAGCCTACATCCTCATGACTCTACAGGGATTAGAGTATATGCACCATCACTGGGTCCTGCACAGG GATCTGAAGCCCAATAATCTGCTGTTAGACGGCAACGGAGTGTTGAAGTTGGCTGATTTTGGTCTGGCCAAAGCATTTGGCAGCCCCAACAGAGTCTACACACATCAAGTTGTTACCAG GTGGTACCGCTCCCCTGAGCTCCTGTTTGGTGCCAGGATGTACGGTGTGGGTGTTGACATGTGGGCAGTGGGCTGCATCTTGGCAGAGTTACTCCTTCGG ATACCATTCCTTGCTGGAGATTCAGATCTTGACCAGCTGACTAAGATCTTTGAGGCTCTGGGGACGCCCACAGAAGAGACATGGCCA GGGATGACCAGTCTACCAGACTATGTGTCCTTCAAAATATTCCCAGGCACGCCTCTGGAAAATATATTTAGTGCAGCAGGAGACGACTTACTAGAGCTGCTACAGGGCTTCTTCACCTTTAACCCCTCGACAAGGCTCACAGCTACACAG GCTCTGAAGACGAAGTACTTCAGCAATCGACCTGGTCCCACTCCTGGACACCAACTCCCCCGACCAAACTGCACAGCTGAGGCTCTGAGGGAGAAGGAAACAGTTGGGCTCAAGAGGAAAATCGAAGGCCTGGAGACAA ctgtgatgaAAAAGAAGCTTATTTTCTGA